The following coding sequences are from one Patagioenas fasciata isolate bPatFas1 chromosome 23, bPatFas1.hap1, whole genome shotgun sequence window:
- the TMEM278 gene encoding transmembrane protein 88B, with amino-acid sequence MSGQDAEDSGAENLSEKSRMLPTLPPYDMDDQLLPREPRSAWCCLVWTLLVVIMNSLVFFINLLLMFIIFTIVLLPTIVVVYFGFQCHSRVLHSAARYCKSILDDNSSSALIILGFVIMSPLIVVAMATYCSLARRLRLLMCFQPCSRAVYKGVKWRWYEEGGLCSCARGFNTQVKAWV; translated from the exons ATGTCCGGCCAGGATGCTGAGGACTCGGGGGCAGAAAACCTCTCCGAGAAGTCTCGGATGCTTCCCACCCTCCCTCCATATGACATGGACGACCAGCTCCTGCCCAGGGAGCCACGGAGCGCCTGGTGCTGCTTGGTGTGGACCCTGCTGGTCGTCATCATGAACTCCTTGGTCTTTTTCATCAACTTGCTCCTGATGTTCATTATCTTCACCATCGTGCTGCTCCCCACCATTGTGGTGGTTTACTTTGGCTTCCAGTGCCACTCTCGG GTCCTGCACTCAGCCGCCCGCTACTGCAAAAGCATCTTGGATGACAACAGCTCCTCTGCCCTCATCATCCTCGGCTTCGTCATCATGTCCCCCCTCATCGTGGTGGCCATGGCCACCTACTGCAGCCTGGCACGGCGCCTGCGGCTCCTCATGTGCTTCCAGCCGTGCAGCAGGGCCGTGTACAAGGGGGTGAAGTGGCGCTGGTATGAGGAGGGGGGTCTGTGCAGCTGCGCCAGGGGCTTTAACACTCAAGTCAAGGCGTGGGTGTGA
- the MRPL20 gene encoding large ribosomal subunit protein bL20m, with amino-acid sequence MVVLSAARWVRSRLTDRFWRVQEVLKYARHFRGRKNRCYRLAVRSVRRAFVKSTKARREKKRFLRALWITRIEAASLEHGLKYPAFISNLAKAQVELNRKVIADLAIYEPKTFKSLAALAQRRRQEGFLAALGDGKEPEGIFSRIVRHY; translated from the exons ATGGTGGTGCTGAGCGCGGCGCGGTGGGTCCGCAGCCGCTTGACCGATCGGTTCTGGCGGGTGCAGGAGGTGCTCAAGTATGCGCGG cacttTCGCGGCAGGAAGAACCGCTGCTACAGGCTGGCGGTGCGCAGCGTGCGCAGGGCGTTCGTCAAGTCCACCAAGGCCAGGAGGGAGAAGAAGAGGTTCCTCAGAGCG CTCTGGATCACCAGGATTGAAGCAGCGTCTCTTGAGCATGGTTTGAAGTACCCGGCGTTCATAAGCAACCTGGCCAAG GCGCAGGTGGAGCTGAACAGGAAAGTCATCGCTGACCTGGCCATTTACGAGCCAAAGACTTTCAAGTCTCTGGCTGCTCTGGCCCAGCGGAGGAGACAAGAAGGATTCTTGGCGGCCCTGGGCGACGGGAAGGAACCTGAGGGGATATTTTCACGTATTGTTCGCCACTATTGA
- the CCNL2 gene encoding cyclin-L2 isoform X1 — translation MAAGPGSAAAAAAALTGSGPAGPQAGGATAAGSGPTGSGAPVPGPGAVLIGDRLYSGVLITLENCLLPEHTLRFTPSMSSGLDPDTETELRVTGCELIQAAGILLRLPQVAMATGQVLFQRFFYTKSFVKHSMEHVSMACVHLASKIEEAPRRIRDVINVFHRLRHIREKKKPVPLILDQEYVNLKNQIIKAERRVLKELGFCVHVKHPHKIIVMYLQVLECERNQHLVQTSWNYMNDSLRTDVFVRFQPESIACACIYLAARTLEIPLPNRPHWFLLFGTTEEEIQEICLKILQLYTRKKVDLSDLESKVEKKKLAIEEAKAQAKGLVPEGAPSLDNTSGFSPVPKNESPKEVKGNKPSPLPVQAMKNAKRKTEGAKRVSSNSPVNGVQKGRESRSRSGSRDQSYSRSPSRSASPKHRKSESYSTSSGSKSHSRSRSRSDSPPRQFNHGSSYKASKVRSYKKSKDYKYSTHKPRKSRSRSSSRSRSRSRERSDHSGKYKKKSHYYRNHRHERSRSYERAGHRYDREHPGHSRHRR, via the exons atggcggcggggccgggtagcgcggcggcggccgcggcggcgcTGACGGGGAGCGGCCCGGCGGGGCCTCAGGCCGGCGGAGCCACGGCGGCGGGATCCGGGCCGACGGGGAGCGGGGCGCCGGTGCCGGGCCCTGGGGCGGTGCTGATCGGCGACCGGCTGTACTCGGGGGTGCTGATCACGCTGGAGAACTGCCTCCTGCCCGAGCACACGCTGCGCTTCACCCCGTCCATGAGCAGCGGCCTCGACCCGGACACCGAGACCGAGCTGCGCGTCACCGGCTGCGAGCTCATCCAGGCGGCCGGGATCCTGCTGCGGCTCCCGCAG GTGGCGATGGCTACGGGACAGGTGCTATTTCAGCGTTTTTTCTATACCAAGTCTTTTGTGAAGCATTCCATGGAG CACGTGTCGATGGCCTGTGTTCACCTGGCGTCCAAGATTGAAGAGGCACCGAGGCGCATAAGGGACGTAATTAACGTGTTCCATCGCCTCAGACATATACGGGAGAAAAA GAAACCTGTGCCTCTCATACTGGATCAAGAATATGTGAACTTGAAGAATCAAATTATTAAGGCAGAAAGAAGAGTGTTGAAGGAGCTGGGATTCTGTGTCCACGTAAAGCACCCTCATAAG ATAATCGTTATGTACCTTCAGGTATTAGAATGTGAACGTAACCAGCACCTGGTCCAGACGTCATG GAACTACATGAACGACAGCCTGAGGACAGACGTCTTTGTGAGGTTCCAGCCAGAAAGCATCGCCTGCGCCTGTATTTACCTTGCAGCGAGGACACTGGAG ATTCCGCTTCCTAATCGTCCACACTGGTTTTTACTCTTTGGAACAACAGAGGAAGAGATTCAAGAAATCTGCTTAAAAATTTTGCAGCTCTACACTCGGAAAAAG GTTGATTTATCTGATCTGGAAAGTAAAGTAGAAAAGAAGAAACTGGCTATTGAAGAGGCAAAAGCACAAGCTAAGGGTCTGGTACCCGAGGGAGCTCCGAGTTTGGATAACACATCAGGATTTTCCCCTGTCCCAAAAAATG AGTCTCCAAAAGAAGTGAAAGGAAATAAACCTTCACCACTGCCTGTTCAGGCGATGAAGAATgccaaaaggaaaacagaaggagCAAAAAGAGTGAGCTCAAATAGCCCAGTAAACGG AGttcagaaaggaagagaaagcagaAGTCGAAGTGGAAGCAGAGATCAGAGTTACTCAAGATCCCCATCCAGATCCGCATCCCCCAAGCACAG GAAGAGCGAAAGTTACTCCACATCGAGCGGCTCCAAATCCCACAGCCGTTCCAGGAGCCGCAGCGACTCTCCTCCAAGACAGTTCAACCACGGTTCCAGCTACAAAGCTTCCAAGGTGAGAAGTTACAAGAAATCGAAAGACTACAAATACTCGACACACAAGCCGCGGAAATCCCGCAGCAGGAGCTCCTCGCGCTCCAGGAGCCGCTCCCGGGAGCGCTCCGACCACTCGGGGAAGTACAAGAAGAAGAGTCACTACTACAGAAACCACCGGCACGAGCGTTCGCGGTCCTACGAGCGAGCGGGTCATCGCTACGACCGAGAGCACCCCGGCCACAGCAGGCACAGGCGATAA
- the CCNL2 gene encoding cyclin-L2 isoform X2 has protein sequence MNDSLRTDVFVRFQPESIACACIYLAARTLEIPLPNRPHWFLLFGTTEEEIQEICLKILQLYTRKKVDLSDLESKVEKKKLAIEEAKAQAKGLVPEGAPSLDNTSGFSPVPKNESPKEVKGNKPSPLPVQAMKNAKRKTEGAKRVSSNSPVNGVQKGRESRSRSGSRDQSYSRSPSRSASPKHRKSESYSTSSGSKSHSRSRSRSDSPPRQFNHGSSYKASKVRSYKKSKDYKYSTHKPRKSRSRSSSRSRSRSRERSDHSGKYKKKSHYYRNHRHERSRSYERAGHRYDREHPGHSRHRR, from the exons ATGAACGACAGCCTGAGGACAGACGTCTTTGTGAGGTTCCAGCCAGAAAGCATCGCCTGCGCCTGTATTTACCTTGCAGCGAGGACACTGGAG ATTCCGCTTCCTAATCGTCCACACTGGTTTTTACTCTTTGGAACAACAGAGGAAGAGATTCAAGAAATCTGCTTAAAAATTTTGCAGCTCTACACTCGGAAAAAG GTTGATTTATCTGATCTGGAAAGTAAAGTAGAAAAGAAGAAACTGGCTATTGAAGAGGCAAAAGCACAAGCTAAGGGTCTGGTACCCGAGGGAGCTCCGAGTTTGGATAACACATCAGGATTTTCCCCTGTCCCAAAAAATG AGTCTCCAAAAGAAGTGAAAGGAAATAAACCTTCACCACTGCCTGTTCAGGCGATGAAGAATgccaaaaggaaaacagaaggagCAAAAAGAGTGAGCTCAAATAGCCCAGTAAACGG AGttcagaaaggaagagaaagcagaAGTCGAAGTGGAAGCAGAGATCAGAGTTACTCAAGATCCCCATCCAGATCCGCATCCCCCAAGCACAG GAAGAGCGAAAGTTACTCCACATCGAGCGGCTCCAAATCCCACAGCCGTTCCAGGAGCCGCAGCGACTCTCCTCCAAGACAGTTCAACCACGGTTCCAGCTACAAAGCTTCCAAGGTGAGAAGTTACAAGAAATCGAAAGACTACAAATACTCGACACACAAGCCGCGGAAATCCCGCAGCAGGAGCTCCTCGCGCTCCAGGAGCCGCTCCCGGGAGCGCTCCGACCACTCGGGGAAGTACAAGAAGAAGAGTCACTACTACAGAAACCACCGGCACGAGCGTTCGCGGTCCTACGAGCGAGCGGGTCATCGCTACGACCGAGAGCACCCCGGCCACAGCAGGCACAGGCGATAA